The Vanrija pseudolonga chromosome 1, complete sequence genomic sequence TTTCTCGCAGCCTCGTTTCTGCGTTGGCGTGGAACCGTCGAGGCGTTGCCTTGTCGGAACCGAACTCCAAGGTTCTGTGGGGTATGGTCAAGCGCTGCGTGACCGACaacatcgtcgtcgctgagcCCGGCGAGGCTTCCAAGATCCTGGAAGCCCAGGAATTCGGCACTCCCCTCCAGCGGCGCTCCAAGCGGCGCATCCTGGCCGGCTgggccgagatcaaggacgTTCCTCCGCCCCTGCCGACAGAGACCATGCCGGAGGTCCTCAACAACCTCCGTGCTCAACATTTCGAGCACTTTGACCCAGCAAAGGACGGTATCGCTCCTATCCTCCACTTGTGTGCGCGCGGCCGCTTCCCGGCCAacgccaccaccgacgaggagggcatcACCATCCTCCAACAgacggacggcgacgaggtgatgAGCATTGTTCAAGCCGACAATGCGGACATCCTGGCCCAGGGTTGCGCAGTGAGTTGCAAAGAGTCGGATGGCACTGACACCAAGTACCCCGGCGGTTGCGTGTTCGGGGAAGGAAGCCCGTGGCGGCCCATTGCTGGGACGCGATGCCCGTACCGATGGAAGGACGGCGTGATGCTGTGCATCGCGCACTTCCAGGCGACGTGGTTCGCCAAGCAGTGAGTAGTTGTGCCGTCGATGAACTGAAAGGCTCACGCTTCCAGCTGCCTGGGCCAGTCGTTCCAGGTCTTTGAGCAGACTTGTCTGGCAAAGAACCTGACGAATAACGGCGCCCGCATGGACCAGCTCGCGCAGTACCATGCGGTCTGCCAAGGGCCCTCATGCTATGGAGGCGCCCACTGCCTCAGCGCTGCCAAGCCCAGCTGCGGCAATTCGGGCGGCATGTGTGTTGCCCTGTGCAACACGTGCATCGTCACGTCTGGTACCTCTCTGCGCAAGCAAAAGGAGGCTGCCAAGGGTCTTGCCAACGCGCGCGGCATCTCCGTTTGGGACCTCCCTGCGCACGAGCGCATCATCCAGCCGCCGGAGGCCAGCCCTCAGCGTTGGATGGTGCCTTGCGCGGACCGCCGTGACGGCTGCGCCGGGTTCGCCAGGTAAGCATACCGAATCAAAGTACGACCTAACATTCCAGGTACAGCAAGATGCGCGCATCGATGCTGTACAACCCTGCTGGCGAGCCAGTGTGTCTTCGGTGCCACCGATGGTACGGCCAGTTCGTCGAAACCTTCGACGACCTCCAAGGCCGCCTCCCCCCAGCGATCGTCCAGCAGATCATCAATGATGTTATCTCTGCATCGACActcgacaccgacgccaccgccgaggcgTTCAAGACAATGGCGTACCGCTACGACGGCGTTGTTCTTGGGGTGCGTCTGCTCGCAGACATTCTCCAGGACAATGTGCGCCAGAGCACGGACAagagggcggcggagggACTGGTTGCCCATTACCGGGCATTGGCAGGTCTCCCCAACGTAGGTTGCTATTCATCGGCTCCGCTGACTCGTAGAACGACATTaacgccggcgaggagggcgcagaggaggaggacgaggaggacgaggaggacgaggaggactgGAGCTGGTAGCGGGCGAGACACCGCGTTTCCTATACTTGCACTGTAACCATGTAGCCTCACTAGCTCGCTGCACGACGTGATGTTACACCATGAGGATGTCGGGATATCTTCGCCGCGACGTCCAAATAGGACTCGACGGCAGGCATTTTACAGTGCCCTGGGGTCATTGAGGCGTCACACGCGCGTATCACGCGACGCTGTAGTGTACGTAGGTCGCCACATCGCCAGGTGATATGCAGTGCAGAACCTAAAGCGAACTCATTATGCTCGGGAGCACAGGAGCATGCCGCAACACTTGGGGTTGCGATTAACCGCAGAGATGTCCCCGACAGACGACTCGCATACTGGCGGGCGTGGCTTCGGCGAGGTAGAGGATCTGTCCCAAGCGTCcacggacgccgaggttCCTTGCTCCTGAGCTAGCTGCGATGTCAGctggggtcgtcggcggcgcggacctAATCAGCAGCGCGCGTACGCGCATACCAGTCGTGGTGGATGTGAGCACCCTCCCTACAATGTTGTGAAgcgcgcccctcgcccctcccATTTCGTTACTGTAAACAAGACCGGCTTGGAGTGATGCCTGACGTCATGACGAACGGTGCGCGGGTACGTCACGTGACTACCGATGAGCTTGAATGTGGCACCTGCAGCGTCCCCACCCCAGATGTCCACACGCACACTCACACCCGTCTACCACTAGTTTGAGAGAATGATGCATAAAACCCGCGAGGCGGTGATGTAGCGGCCTTGCGAGCCCGATGCAGAGAATGAGGGAGTGGGTCTACCAAGGAGGGGGACACGGGTATCTAAAATCTAGCAGTTACGGGGAACGAACACCTCATTCCTCGTCACTCCagacctcctcgccgcgcttgcgGCGAGCCATACGGTCCTTCTTAGCCTTTCGAAGTTCGGCTGCGCCTGGACGAGTTGTTAGCGTCGCACATGTCATGGAAGATAACAAGTCATGTCCACGCGGAGAGGCGCGGACACTGCTTGTGTCCAAATGAACTCactcttcttcttctccttcttggccttggcgatggGGTTTCCGAGAGCGTCgtactcgacctcgtcgtcgccctccttgggGAGGTCGATACGAGCGCCAGAGCCCTGGCCCTCGACCCAGTTGTGGCCGGAGGCAGTGAGGTGACCACCAGACATGGCCCAGACCTCGGAACAGATCGATTCGGAGAATTCCTGATTGTGAGTGATGATCAGAACACCACCTGACAGCGTTAGCAATGCACAAAGAAGACGAGAGGAGGTGTAGGAAGAGGTGTAGGAAGAGTAGGATGAGTTGGGTGGAGAGGTGCCACAGGGCGGAGGCAAATTGTGCCACAAGGCGGAGGCAAATTGTGCCACAAGGCGGAGGCAAATTGGTTGGGTGGCAAAAAGGCGGAAGCAAATTAGGACTTACCGTCAAAGGCCTTGAGGGCAGCGATaagagcggcgagcgactcGCGGTCGAGGTAGTTGGTAGGCTCGTCGAGACAGATGACGTGAGGGCGACGCCACGTAGCGGCACCAAGGACGACCTTGACCTTCTGGCCACCGGAGAGACCGCGCATCGAGTTGTGCGAGACGAACTCGGACTCGAGACCAAAGTCCTCGAAGTGCTTCTCGATCTCGCGACGGACGAGAGGGCGCATGAGACCAAGACGCTGGGCCTCACgggtgtcgagctcgatgacCTTCTTCTCGAAGCCACGCGAGACAAGCTCGTCACGCGAGAGCCACATGTTCTCGGCGGAAGAGAGGCCCTTGAACGAAACCTCGTACTCGTAAGACTGCTTGAGCTTCTTACGGGCAACGAGCTCGTCAATGGTGCGCTTGACACCGTCCTTGATGACGGTGGCACCCTCGGccatcttcttcttctcctcctcggtaaGGACACGGGTAGCCTTGctcagctcctcgaggtcctcaCCGGTCTGGTAACGCCAGAGCATGTACTCGAGAGGAGTCGAGTCAAGGTGCTGGTCGATGTGGTGGAAAGCGTGCTGGGCAACGTAACCAATGACGAGGTTAGGGTGCTTCCAGACGGTACCGCCAATGTTGGGCTCAGTCTCGCCGGTAAGGAGCTTGACGAGGGTCGACTTTCCGGAACCGTTGGGACCGAGAACGGCGACacgcgacgagagcgagacCTGGAGGTTGACGTTGTAGAGCTGCTGGACGGGCGAGCCAGGGTACTGGAACGAGACGTCACGCATCTTGAGGAGCGACTTCTCCTTGGTCTTGACACCGTCAAGAAGAGGGGGGTCGGGGAGCTTGAACTGGTAGTCCTCAGCGACGTCAAGCTGGAAGTACGAGCGGGCCTCGGGGACGTGGTTGATGAAGGCCTCGAGGTTGCCGGGGTAGCGCTTGAGCTTGAAGTTGTTGAGGTGGAGAACGTCGGTGATGGTGCGGTTAAGGAAGTCCGAGTCGTGCGAGACCATGATCGAAGTGCAGTGGGTGAGCGAGGTAAGGTAGTCGATGAGCCAAGTCACGTTGATAACGTCGAGATGGTTGGTAGgctcgtcaaggaggagaatGTCGGCCTTGAAGAGGATGGCacgagcgagggcgagcttcATCTTCCAACCACCCGAGAGCGAGCCGATAGAGTGCTTCTGCTTCTCCGAGTCGAAGCCGACCGACTCGAGGGTCGTGCGGATCTCCTTCTCGTCGGCAAGAAGACGCTTGTCGGCAAGAACCCAGTCGATGATGGAGATGTCCTCCTCAGAGCCATCGATGTCGTGCTGGACGTAGAAGGTACGGACCTGCGACGGGTCGGGGAAGCCCTCGACCTGGTTGGCGACAATGGCGTTCATGAGGGTCGACTTGCCGGTACCGTTACGGCCAAGGAGACCGTAGCGGTGGCCACGCTTGAGACGGAGGTTGGCGTGGTGGAGAAGAATCTTGGCACCGTAGGCAAGGTTGAACTGGTCAATGTTGCAGA encodes the following:
- the tef3_1 gene encoding Elongation factor 3, with the translated sequence MMAPAATAAASGAKAGAFDLATIVVADKAAATEAQVNLAAAVKKEGVEFLGQIGFTDAIVKALTDKKSPEVRANAAGAISTLIENGAGIYLEPYVVSSAAGTIFPALVEAFGDKDQKIVAPQAVAAVKAIVEAMNGAATSVLLPTLLTQIQTAGKWQVKSNSLLVLQQMIKSDPEQMGLAMPDLVPVLAGAVWDTKSDVKKAAKTTLEKATKLVQNKDIEKFIPALVKSLLNPIEEVPKTIVLLSATTFVSEVTAPTISLIAPLLIRGLDERPTATKRKVAVITDNMSKLVDSEYTVRPFLPQLLPRLIKTAETIADPEARSVANRAIATLRRIGKVPAESDGTDLPPLRVAEGPSLAADFVAAIKKSGGPDVEASNPAVAYAGVLAASLVNAHDYTQSLWEATVPQYLKLALGSFDVLPAVREVLQKKADEETTDDIKFDDEEEGEDLCNIDQFNLAYGAKILLHHANLRLKRGHRYGLLGRNGTGKSTLMNAIVANQVEGFPDPSQVRTFYVQHDIDGSEEDISIIDWVLADKRLLADEKEIRTTLESVGFDSEKQKHSIGSLSGGWKMKLALARAILFKADILLLDEPTNHLDVINVTWLIDYLTSLTHCTSIMVSHDSDFLNRTITDVLHLNNFKLKRYPGNLEAFINHVPEARSYFQLDVAEDYQFKLPDPPLLDGVKTKEKSLLKMRDVSFQYPGSPVQQLYNVNLQVSLSSRVAVLGPNGSGKSTLVKLLTGETEPNIGGTVWKHPNLVIGYVAQHAFHHIDQHLDSTPLEYMLWRYQTGEDLEELSKATRVLTEEEKKKMAEGATVIKDGVKRTIDELVARKKLKQSYEYEVSFKGLSSAENMWLSRDELVSRGFEKKVIELDTREAQRLGLMRPLVRREIEKHFEDFGLESEFVSHNSMRGLSGGQKVKVVLGAATWRRPHVICLDEPTNYLDRESLAALIAALKAFDGGVLIITHNQEFSESICSEVWAMSGGHLTASGHNWVEGQGSGARIDLPKEGDDEVEYDALGNPIAKAKKEKKKSAAELRKAKKDRMARRKRGEEVWSDEE